In Vicia villosa cultivar HV-30 ecotype Madison, WI unplaced genomic scaffold, Vvil1.0 ctg.003762F_1_1, whole genome shotgun sequence, the genomic window ATTTTTCTTCATCGATCAATAGGGCAAAATTTGAGGAGATGAATATGGATCTATTCGATGAGTGTATGAAGATTGTTGAAAGTTGTCTTCGTGGTGCTAAATTGGATAAGGGCACggtagatgatgttgttcttgttgGTGGATCTTCTAGGATTCCCAAAGTACAACAGCTATTACAAGACTTTTTTAACGGAAAGGAGTTGTGCATGAGCATTAATCCTGATGAGGCTGTAGCTTATGGTGCTGCTGTTCAGGCTGCATTGCTGAGTGAAGGCGTTAAGAGTGTTCCAAAGTTGGTGTTGCAGGATGTTACACCTTTGTCTCTTGGCAGGTCAATACTAGGAGATGTCATGGATGTGGTGATTCCAAGGAACACTTGCATTCCTGTCAAGAAGACTGGATCATATTATTCAACTGCAGATAACCAAACCAGTGACTTGATTAAGGTTTATGAGGGTGAGAGAACAAGAGCCAGTGACAACAATTTGCTTGGTTCTTTTACTCTTTACGACATTCCCCTTGCTCCTCGTGGCACCCTTCAATCAAATGTTTGTTTTGCTATTGATGAAAATGGAATTTTGACTGTTTCAGCTAATAATAATGTTTCTGGAGTTTCGAGAATGATCACAATAACCAATCACAGAGATAGATTGTCAAGTGAGGAAATTAATAAATTGATTCAAGAAGCTGAGAGTTACCATATTGAAGACAAGAAATTCCTAAGAAAGGCCAAAGCGATGAATGCATTGGATGACTACATTTACAAAATGAGAAATGCTTTACAGAAACAGGATATTAATCTAAAGCTCTCCTCTCAAGAAGTTGAGATTATCAAATCTACAATTGCTGTGATTACAAATTTGATTGATGAGAATAAGCAAGAGGTAGAAATAGATGTTTTGGAGGACCATCTAAAGGGACTTAAGAGTACCATGGAAGACATTTTAGCCAagactatttaatttttattttatgttttcacaaCTACTATTTTGTGGTTTGTTTTGCTGTTTAGTAGGCAGTATATGTTACTATAgtttacacgtttcttttgagtTTTCTAAAAAATTTAAATCGGCTGCATATTCAGTTTGAGTACAGAATATCAGAttttattgtttgtttgaaatttaaaaaattagactTTGGTTTCCGCAGGATTGGTATTATAGAAAAAGGGTCATGTCATCTAAACTAAAAACACTTGCATCTTTGCAGGATAAAAAAAGTGGAGTTCATCAGGAGAGAAAGGAATCAATTAGCATTCATGGATGCAGACTAATCAATTCATTTTGAAGACTAACATTAATAGTTAATTGAAACAGACTGGTGCAAAGCATGTCACATATTCCTTGATTTTTTTCattagactatgtacaatggttacattattcaacaccctactttttcactttttatcttccacatcatcttctctctcttccacctaataattcaacacctattcaattttttttcactacaatggttttgtttaataaaattcaacaccctaccccacatcatattcttattttcttttaaagttttgtttttatgattatatattaatatctattatcaattaaaagtgaatttttttttatgagtccaaatcaaatgaaccaagtctctatttatagaggaaaaaaataatgaattttgataaaaataaaaataaataaaaatttatttactatgaaataattaattttaaatgattaaaagaaaataaaatctaaataatcacaacaaccaataaaattgtgtaaagtgttgcatgtggccccacttttttctcattcaacatgttgaatcttttcaacaccaattaattcacatcacattaaacacctcattcaacaaaccattgtagacattcaactattgaataattttttcaacacccccattgtaaatggtcatAGGTACTGTTAAAAATGACAATGTCATAACTATCATATTATGAAAATGGGGATTCTTCAACAACTGATGATGCCAAAAGGGATTAAACACCACAAAAAAGATTTTCACAATTGAAACGGTTGTTGATGATGATCCAAATTAATCTACGAAATGCCCCCGGAACCAACTTCAATGATCAAAGTTCACAAGTGCATCTAGAAATCTTTTACTGCCACATCTTTCTTACTTAACAATCTCACATCGAACACTTTCATACTCGACAATCTCGCATTGAACACTAATTGCTAATACAAATAGATAAAAACTAACTTGTGCCCCAAAGACACAAGTTAATAAACTaattaatgaaatattttttaaaatgcatgcattcaattttttacaaatttaaatataactttattacacttacttttttttaattataatatcttTTACATGTGTATTGTGTTCTAAGTTTAAAATTATACTAAATTGTAAGATTTTTATTATTGTCTTGCTGTTTAGCTTCCATTATCCTAACGTTAATTACggttttattaagtttaaaatcgACATGTTACTTAAATTGTTGTTGTCATTTTGATATATAAATCATGTAACCATTGCTCAAACTGTGACGTAGGActatgtgattcaattcagttgtTTTAGATTTCATTTGATTAGTTTACAAAGTAAACCAAACATGAAAGTCTTCtgattatatgctatgtatgttggaaatccaccaaaatctatgatgaatttctatcaatcttgatgaattATCAGTCACCTAATAAtgatgaaaataagaaagaaaacttTAAGTAGAGTTTCTCTCACACACAAACAGTGAAAAACTttattattcacttgcaactgcaaattatGCGAATACAACtcaattgacttgattacaaaaaaaaggggttactccctctatttatagatttaagTTAGCTTACTCTCTAAGCCAATCCCAAAACTATAAAAACACTAACCGAAAAATTTCGGTCGCTCCAACCACCGAATTAACCACCAAAATTTAATAGTCATGAATAAATTTTTAGATGTCACTAAATCAGTCACAAAATAAAATTAGTCACCAATTTAGCGACTTAACTTTTGTGATGGAAAATTCGGTcactaataatataaaatttaatttataaaaaataaatctgTGACCAAAATTTTGGTCACtgatgatttttgtttttgtttatttttaattctttttactaATTTCCTCTCAATCTTTTTCcttttgttaaatatttttattcttgtataattttaaatttcaataaaattattttaattttttaattattttaataaaataaaacatatttatatcTATATGACAAAATCATGCAATTTTACTTTTATACACGGATAGAAGTGAATTTATTTCTATTAAATTTTATTGAAAGAgggtttgttaaaaaaatttatttatattattagtgATGATATAATTTAAAAAGTCGAGTTTTAAATAAACTATATCTTTGTTATtactagggatgtcaacttgcctccgttagcgGGGATCTCTGTGGGGATTCTccgtttggggccccaaagatGGGGAATTTTTCTCCCGCGTGGGGATGGGGatcaaagtctccccgaaggcacttcgggaatgtgggtggcgtaaatatcccccgccccgtggagtccccgccccgaataaaatagcataatgtcattaatttataaatataattttaaattattatgtaagtttatgtaataccccgtattaattaaatgctctaatgtattaactgacactgaggttttatcaattgatacgatagagatacttttggacattaagttagtagtgttaacttaaagatattttcttatatcctttccttttgttttcttcttcattctacatcaaaaagagaaagatagagagaagaagtagagagaaggaagagcaagaggagaaagaggaaaaagcttggatcttcaccatttctccgccgaatcaactcatcttcgacatcaacgactcttaatcgaggtgggttctagttagaaacttatagctttgattgtggatgagaaatcataagttttgatttagggattttgtatagaggaaatctaggttttggacaagttcatcaatgttcatgagcAAAGTGATTATAATCCATAAATAGATCATCTATAGTTTGTATCTATGCTTTAATCTGATCTGGAACAGGTTTAGATGGTTtagatggttttgaaccatggaAAGTTGTGAGTGAAGCAGAACTGAGAActgagttctcgcgcgcttcgcggcgcgaacggggctgcgcggcgcgaactatgcaggtttttaggggttttgcttctgccttcagtacgcggcgcgtactgggGTTCGCGGCGTGAATAGTTTGGAAATATTTAGAGTTTTGCTACTGCCAGAGGTTGGCGGCGCGTAGTTcagttagcggcgcgaacattGTGGATATTTTGAGAGTTTGcttctgccagagggttcgcggcgcgacctagttgttgcgcggcgcgaactgaagctttcttaaCCAAATTTTCTTAGATTAATGAACATTGTTTCAATCGTAACTTTTTAACCGTAAAACTGTTTTAACCGCCGTTCGAAGCAGTAATAGGCTAGGAGCGTGTACTTTGTAGTAGTGTAGATTTTGGAACCATGAGGACGTTATGCTCTTGGTATGATGcttatgtactctataattgttgtttgagttctattgcaggtggattggtaataccttgttatatgtgcttatatcaagagggttgaataactacattgttatgtgaataaagaataagtgaggaaaactaggaattgttaggttgtgtagcttaacaaagaaacctaggatgagacattatatggaacatacgtgttggaatcttatgaggaaaggctaacaggcctagtggtttgcggaagcgatcaccattgttgatgtattaatcggaaccgttgtattttctttatttctttatttttcctttgaatgctaacaggcattcaccgtgcagagaggcacaataatcttggcaggtttgattcccgctgttgtgtacgaatggaacctacgggtagagacttgtgatggtgtacgggccatgtgaagtgacgattcatggggaaaggctcatgagtccgaatccatgtcgtatgtcaagatttttccaaaggatccatgactcgtgccacctcctagacgtagaaggggacgggaatatggggatgccttggtattggtttccgattagtaatcttgtgttgagttgttgaactctaagtatgattccatataatgttagtgtgagaactcaaggtctagttcttcatgacttgagacttataggttagaaccttgtaaagccgagaggatccataggatagggaactcactgggattttatatctcaccccattatatattgatttcaggtactacaggttccgcgaagggtaaggagaaagaagtttgatttccttattccttgtacttattttggatatggcgaagcttccgttgtggagttcttttgagatcattgttgatctagttcttagtattttattttgaacatcttgtatgtattatgccattgtgtagaacttttgtatttggcattaatatgtataatgtgttgattaggaacttattggtatttcagtaccaaatacttggattcatgtatacttatatgatttgatgcatgtatttatatatgggtgtcacagttggtatcagagcaggtcgtatcctcgacctagccatgagatattataagtgtttctttctgtccaagatgtgttgtgttcccatgagttttgttgtgttatgaccatggtattgagcctgatcaacttaatcccattttgataacctccaggaacatggcggacggacgcaggactcgtggtcgaccccccacaagacctccacaagtgaatacaccggatggcggtgcgaatgttccatggccccagttcatgcaacagatgcaacagcagcagaatcagttcatgctgcagatgatgcaacagatgaatggcggtcataatgctccaatggttgtgcccgaagctgtaggtgggacttatagggatttcattcgcatgaatcctccggaatttcatggtggattagatcctataaaggcgcatgagtgggtggccaatgtagaaggaatctttgagatcgtgcattgtagtgaagaggacaaggtagtgtttgcttctcattcgctgaaaggtccagctatgaggtggtggaagggtgcttctgctttgatgactactcagggagtacctaaggaatgggagaatttcaagaccacttttatggagaaatactttcctagttcacTGAGGACTAAGAAGGAATTGGAGTTCCAGCAGTTAAGGCAGGACAATATGTCAGTAgctacttatgctgagaagtttgaaattttggctgcttactctaggcaggccgcgtatgctcctgatgagggttggaaggtggaccagtttctgtttggtttaagggctgatatctcacatagtgtgtcccagagggagttcactacttatacggagttgttgcgacaatgttatgtggctgagactagtttgaagaaagttcaagccgaggaagatttgaagaagaagaatcaacatgaaAGAGGTaggccaagccaacaatttcgacctaggccacaagctttcaaaggaaagcaagtgcaaggtcctcggtctagtgcacctccggtgtgtcgtagttgtggtaagaatcaccttggaagatgtgcctttgaaggggtgaaatgtttccattgtcatcaagaagggcatatggctaggaattgtcctcagaataggaatcaagttcaaggaaggggtactggtagagtttataccttggatgctaagaagaccaagggtgataactctttgattgcgggtacgtgtttcattaatgggcattcttgttttgttctatttgattgtggagcaacacactcttttgtgtcattacaatgtatgaagcgacttgggttgcaagctactcctttatttcctcctatggcggttactactgctatggatgagatggtagagacaccgttggtgtgtgaaaattgtgtgttatctgtgggtggtaggaatttccagatcgatcttgtttgcttaccacttaagaaggtagatgttgtattgggaatggattggctttctgctaattcggtgttcattgggtgtgaagagaagttaatcattattccatctgaaggggctactccgaaggatgtgttgactactatactagaaggtacggtaggtatgattaatttcttgtttgagaaagagaagtctgttctgttggttctcactaaggagacgggtgacaagttagaggtttcacAAATTGCTGTCGTTAGAGAATTTCCcgatgtttttcccgaggatgtcacttctcttcctccggaaagggaagtggaattctctattgacctgataccgggaacggctcctatatccgtttctccgtatcggatggcaccacttGAATTAAGAGAATTAAAGGGGCAATTGGAAGAACTaatggctaaacattttgtgcgacctagtgtctcaccgtggggagctccagtgttgttagtaaagaagaaggatggtgggatgagactatgtattgattaccgtcggttgaataaggccaccatcaagaacaaataccctttgcctaggataaacgacttgttagatcaattgaaaggagcctgtgtgttctcgaagattgatttgcggtcaggttatcaccaaatccgtgtgaagagctcagatgtgccaaagactgcatttagaacccgttatggtcattacgaattcttggtgatgcctttcggtgttacgaatgctccaactgttttcatggattatatgaatcggttatttcagccttacttagatcaatttgtggtagtctttatcgatgatattctcatttattctcgtactccacaagagcacgaagaacacctgaggattgttTTGTCGGTACTGcaagaaaatcaattgtttgctaagttaagcaagtgtgagttttggatgacggaggtaagatttcttggtcatgttatatctcaaggaggtgtggcagtggacccgaCAAAAATcgaagcggtaattaattgggagagaccgagcaatgtctcagaagtccgaagtttcttgggctagccggctactacagaagatttataaaagggttttctcaattggctttaccaatgactagacttactcggaaggagtgtccttatgattgggattcggggtgtgaacagagtttcatgggcttgaaggaaagattgacgactgctcctgttttaatcgttcctgacccaaataagtcctatgaagtattttgcgatgcttccaagaaaggattaggaggggttttgatgcaggatggtcaggtggtagcatacacatctcgacagttaaaggttcacgaagagaattatccaactcatgatttagaattggctgcggttgtttttactctgaaggtgtggcgtcattacttgtatggagttcattttgaaatgttcagcgaccacaagagtttaaagtacctattcgaccagaaggagttgaatatgcgtcagaggcggtggatggaatacttaaaggattatgattttgacttgaagtatcatccaggcaaagcaaataaagtggcggatgctttgagtcggaaggtgttaaagagggccgaattgatgatgtcagagtatgcattattggagaaatttcgagatctcaaccttcaatttgtttggacccaaaatggagtattgatgggaaacttgaatgttaattctactttgagaaacgacatccaacaagcacaagcgtctgatactaagttacaagaggtgttggttcaaccaggttttactcgagctacagatggggtgattatgtttaatcagaggatttgtgttccggatgatgcgttattgaaaagaaggattttggatgaagctcacaagggtgctttcactatacatccgggttcttcaaaaatgtaccaagatttaaaaggggattattggtggtccggaatgaaaagagatgtcgcagtgtacgtatcagagtgtgcggtgtgccaacaagtaaagattgaacatcaaaggccaggtggattgttacaaccactagagattccaatatggaagtgggatagtatttcaatggattttgcagTTAGTTTgcctcgtactcaaggtggatatgattctatttgggtgattgtagatcggttgacgaaatctgcacatttcttagccgtgaagactacttacaaggcaagtcatcttgcacggttgtttgtcgcagagattgtgaagttgcacggtgtaccctctagtattgtgtcggatagagatccaaagttcacttcaaggttttggagagcttttcaacaagcgataggatctaaattatgtttgagcacgtcgaaccaccctcaaacggatggtcaaacggaacgaacgatacaaaccttggaagatatgttaagagcttgtgtgcttgaaagtagagggaattggaaggagcttttaccattgattgaatttgcatacaataacagttatcacgcgagtatcggtatggcaccttatgaggcattgtatgggagaaaatgtagaacaccgttgtgttggtcagaagttggtgatgatagaattttgggacccgaaattattcaagagaccacggacaagattagaatgattcgtgagaaggttaaacaagcacaggatcgtcagaagagttatgcggataaccgtaggaggcctttggagtttatggaaggtgaccatgtatttttgaaagttactccgaggttgaggttgaaaggaccaTTTAAGTCAAGGAagttaagtccgagatacgtgggaccgtatgagattctagagaggattggtgaagtagcttaccgtttagccttaccaccttctctatcagaaatgcatgatgttttccacgtgtctcaactgaggaagtttattcccgatcctctccagccggtgttaccagatgcaattgagatagaatcagatttgacttttgaacccttaccgagccgtatcgtaggaagagagactaaagtgttacgcaacaaggagattcctcttgtcaaggttcagtgggatgtgacACATCCGGGTGATGCTACATGGGAACTTGAGTCGGAAATGCGGGATacttaccctcaccttttcaggtaattcttaaattcgaggacgaatttctatttaagtgggggaggatgtaataccccgtattaattaaatgctctaatgtattaactgacactgaggttttatcaattgatacgatagagatacttttggacattaagttagtagtgttaacttaaagatattttcttatatcctttccttttgttttcttcttcattctacatcaaaaagagaaagatagagagaagaagtagagagaaggaagagcaagaggagaaagaggaaaaagcttggatcttcaccatttctccgccgaatcaactcatcttcgacatcaacgactcttaatcgaggtggattctagttagaaacttatagctttgattgtggatgagaaatcataagttttgatttagggattttgtatagaggaaatctaggttttggacaagttcatcaatgttcatgagcAAAGTGATTATAATCCATAAATAGATCATCTATAGTTTGTATCTATGCTTTAATCTGATCTGGAACAGGTTTAGATGGTTtagatggttttgaaccatggaAAGTTGTGAGTGAAGCAGAACTGAGAActgagttctcgcgcgcttcgcggcgcgaacggggctgcgcggcgcgaactatgcaggtttttaggggttttgcttctgccttcagtacgcggcgcgtactggggttcgcggcgcgaatagtttggaaatctttagagttttgctactgccagaggttggcggcgcgtagttcagttagcggcgcgaacattGTGGATATTTTGAGAGTTTGCTTCTGCCagaaggttcgcggcgcgacctagttgttgcgcggcgcgaactgaagctttcttaaCCAAATTTTCTTAGATTAATGAACATTGTTTCAATCGTAACTTTTTAACCGTAAAACTATTTTAACCGCCGTTCGAAGCAGTAATAGGCTAGGAGCGTGTACTTTGTAGTAGTGTAGATTTTGGAACCATGAGGACGTTATGCTCTTGGTATGATGcttatgtactctataattgttgtttgagttctattgcaggtggattggtaataccttgttatatgtgtttatatcaagagggttgaataactacattgttatgtgaataaagaataagtgaggaaaactaggaattgttaggttgtgtagcttaacaaagaaacctaggatgagacattatatggaacatacgtgttggaatcttatgaggaaaggctaacaggcctagtggtttgcggaagcgatcaccattgttgatgtattaatcggaaccgttgtattttctttatttctttatttttcctttgaatgctaacaggcattcaccgtgcagagaggcacaataatcttggcaggtttgattcccgctgttgtgtacgaatggaacctacgggtagagacttgtgatggtgtacgggccatgtgaagtgacgattcatggggaaaggctcatgagtccgaatccatgtcgtatgtcaagatttttccaaaggatccatgactcgtgccacctcctagacgtagaaggggacgggaatatggggatgccttggtattggtttccgattagtaatcttgtgttgagttgttgaactctaagtatgattccatataatgttagtgtgagaactcaaggtctagttcttcatgacttgagacttataggttagaaccttgtaaagtcgagaggatccataggatagggaactcactgggattttatatctcaccccattatatgttgatttcaggtactacaggttccgcgaagggtaaggagaaagaagtttgatttccttattccttgtacttattttggatatggcgaagcttccgttgtggagttcttttgagatcattgttgatctagttcttagtattttattttgaacatcttgtatgtattatgccattgtgtagaacttttgtatttggcattaatatgtataatgtgttgactaggaacttattggtatttcagtaccaaatacttggattcatg contains:
- the LOC131641452 gene encoding heat shock cognate 70 kDa protein-like; translation: MARKYQGHAIGIDLGTTYSCVAVWQEQHCRVEIIHNDQGNRTTPSFIAFTKDQRLILIGEAAKNQAAANPQNTVFDAKRLIGRSFSDPVVQDDILLWPFKVTGVNDKPMISVKYKGLEKHLCAEEVSSMVLSKMRQIAEAYLESPVKNAVITVPAYFNDSQRKATIDAGAIAGLNVMRVMNEPTAAAIAYGLDKRTDCVEERKMFVFDLGGGTFDVSLLTINNNVYQVKATSGNTHLGGEDFDNRMVSYLVQEFNRKNKVDISGNPKALRRLRTACERAKRSLSFLVVTTIEIDSLFEGIDFSSSINRAKFEEMNMDLFDECMKIVESCLRGAKLDKGTVDDVVLVGGSSRIPKVQQLLQDFFNGKELCMSINPDEAVAYGAAVQAALLSEGVKSVPKLVLQDVTPLSLGRSILGDVMDVVIPRNTCIPVKKTGSYYSTADNQTSDLIKVYEGERTRASDNNLLGSFTLYDIPLAPRGTLQSNVCFAIDENGILTVSANNNVSGVSRMITITNHRDRLSSEEINKLIQEAESYHIEDKKFLRKAKAMNALDDYIYKMRNALQKQDINLKLSSQEVEIIKSTIAVITNLIDENKQEVEIDVLEDHLKGLKSTMEDILAKTI